Proteins encoded together in one Planctomyces sp. SH-PL14 window:
- a CDS encoding CpaF family protein gives MNRESIFSASIGFFLAPIGNYLDDPRVTEIMVNGPDEIYVEIGGRLFETEDRFASEDVLQSAVHNIAQYVGREIDPERPILDARLPDGSRVHAVLPPSARRGTYLTIRKFRRDVHTLDDFVTQGSLSPVAREFLALAVRLRKNILIAGGTGTGKTTFLNALSAAVPAEERIVVIEDSSELRLNQPHSLYLESQQADSEGRKGVTIRQLFTASLRMRPDRIIVGEVRGGEALDMVQSMISGHSGSMTTVHASTPRDALVRLETLCLMSDVELPVYVARAQVASAIHLVVQLTRFTADGSRRVTRITEQMGMDKNEAYQFRDLFVSQIRGRANDGRLLTDLLPTGEQVSFGSELVEQGLQNSAPLSQAVWLGPPSS, from the coding sequence ATGAATCGAGAATCGATCTTTTCGGCCAGCATCGGCTTCTTCCTCGCGCCGATCGGCAACTACCTCGACGATCCGCGCGTGACCGAGATCATGGTCAACGGCCCGGACGAAATCTACGTCGAGATCGGCGGGCGGCTGTTCGAGACTGAGGACCGGTTCGCCAGCGAGGACGTTCTCCAGTCGGCCGTCCACAACATCGCGCAGTACGTCGGCCGGGAGATCGACCCGGAGCGGCCGATCCTCGACGCCCGGCTTCCGGACGGCTCCCGCGTCCATGCCGTTCTTCCGCCGAGCGCCCGCCGCGGGACCTACCTGACGATCCGGAAGTTCCGGCGGGACGTCCACACGCTCGACGACTTCGTGACGCAGGGGAGCCTGTCGCCCGTCGCGCGGGAGTTTCTCGCCCTCGCGGTCCGGCTGCGCAAGAACATTCTCATCGCCGGGGGAACCGGCACCGGGAAGACGACGTTTCTCAACGCCCTTTCGGCGGCCGTCCCGGCAGAGGAACGGATCGTTGTCATTGAGGACAGCTCCGAGCTCCGCCTCAACCAGCCACATTCGCTCTACCTGGAGTCGCAGCAGGCCGACTCCGAGGGGCGGAAGGGGGTCACGATCCGGCAGCTGTTTACCGCCTCACTGCGGATGCGGCCTGACCGGATCATCGTCGGGGAAGTCCGGGGCGGCGAGGCCCTCGACATGGTCCAGTCGATGATCAGCGGGCACTCCGGGAGCATGACGACGGTCCACGCCAGCACGCCGCGGGACGCCCTCGTACGGCTGGAGACGCTCTGCCTGATGTCGGATGTCGAGCTGCCGGTCTACGTCGCGCGGGCCCAGGTCGCCTCGGCGATCCACCTCGTCGTCCAACTCACGCGGTTCACGGCCGACGGCTCGCGGCGGGTGACGCGGATCACCGAGCAGATGGGGATGGACAAGAACGAGGCGTACCAGTTCCGGGATCTCTTCGTGAGCCAGATCCGGGGCCGGGCGAACGATGGCCGGCTCCTGACGGACCTGCTGCCGACGGGTGAGCAGGTTTCGTTCGGTTCGGAGCTGGTGGAACAGGGGCTGCAGAATTCCGCTCCGCTGTCCCAGGCGGTCTGGCTCGGGCCCCCTTCATCTTGA
- a CDS encoding Gfo/Idh/MocA family protein: protein MAPKALNIGMIGYGFMGRAHTNGYKRVNDFFDLPLRPVLKAACARSAEKIQAFADQWGYESIETDWRKLVERKDIDAVDICVPNNLHKEIALACAANGKMILCEKPLAMNVAEGEEMCQAVEKAKVVNTVWYNYRRVPAVTMAKQLIDEGRLGKIFHYRANFLQDWTISEDLPQGGNALWRLDVEAAGSGVTGDLLAHCIDTAVWLNGKVSDVTAVTETFVKERMHNLTGKKEKVGIDDACAFLCHFQNGSLGLFESTRYARGHKALYTFEINGEHGSLKWDLHDLHRLEFFDYKDEGKLRGWRSIHVTDGEHPYMNKWWVPGLQIGYEHSFVHHVRDFLEGAAKGEPCGPTFRDALETQKICDAVLASGKDRSWKSI, encoded by the coding sequence ATGGCTCCCAAGGCGCTCAACATCGGCATGATCGGCTACGGCTTCATGGGCCGGGCCCACACCAACGGCTACAAGCGGGTCAACGACTTCTTCGACCTCCCGCTCCGTCCGGTCCTCAAGGCCGCTTGTGCCCGCAGCGCAGAGAAGATTCAGGCCTTCGCCGACCAGTGGGGCTACGAGTCGATCGAGACCGACTGGCGAAAGCTCGTCGAGCGCAAAGACATCGACGCCGTCGACATCTGCGTCCCGAACAACCTCCACAAGGAGATCGCCCTCGCCTGTGCCGCCAACGGCAAGATGATCCTGTGCGAGAAGCCCCTGGCGATGAACGTCGCCGAAGGCGAAGAAATGTGCCAGGCGGTCGAGAAGGCCAAGGTCGTCAACACCGTCTGGTACAACTACCGCCGCGTCCCCGCCGTCACGATGGCCAAGCAACTCATCGACGAAGGCCGCCTGGGCAAGATCTTCCACTACCGGGCCAACTTCCTCCAGGACTGGACCATCTCCGAAGACCTCCCGCAGGGAGGGAACGCCCTGTGGCGGCTCGACGTCGAGGCGGCCGGCTCCGGCGTGACGGGCGACCTCCTGGCCCACTGCATCGACACCGCCGTCTGGCTGAACGGCAAGGTGAGCGACGTCACCGCCGTGACGGAAACCTTCGTCAAGGAGCGGATGCACAACCTGACCGGCAAGAAGGAGAAGGTCGGCATCGACGACGCCTGCGCCTTCCTGTGCCACTTCCAGAACGGCTCGCTCGGCCTGTTCGAGTCGACCCGCTACGCCCGCGGCCACAAGGCCCTCTACACGTTCGAGATCAACGGCGAGCATGGTTCGCTCAAGTGGGACCTGCACGACCTGCACCGCCTCGAATTCTTCGACTACAAGGACGAGGGAAAACTCCGCGGCTGGCGGTCGATCCACGTCACCGACGGCGAGCACCCGTACATGAACAAGTGGTGGGTGCCGGGGCTCCAGATCGGCTACGAACACAGCTTCGTGCACCACGTCCGCGACTTCCTCGAAGGAGCGGCGAAGGGCGAACCGTGCGGCCCGACGTTCCGCGACGCCCTCGAAACCCAGAAGATCTGTGACGCCGTCCTCGCCAGCGGCAAGGATCGGAGCTGGAAGTCGATCTGA
- the greA gene encoding transcription elongation factor GreA, which produces MERQPITREGYEKLREEIRRLEEEELPAISERIADARAEGDLRENAEYHGQREEQGRMMARIGQMKSKLASCFIVEKSEMPKGIVTFGSTVTVKNFAFDEEETYEFVGPGEEDYDGDILKILTTSPIAKALMGKKEGDMTEVALPRGLTKMQVVRIVDHGE; this is translated from the coding sequence ATGGAACGCCAACCAATCACTCGTGAAGGTTACGAGAAGCTGCGGGAAGAGATCCGGCGTCTGGAAGAGGAAGAGCTCCCGGCAATCTCCGAACGGATTGCCGACGCCCGCGCCGAAGGAGACCTCCGCGAGAACGCGGAGTACCACGGCCAGCGCGAAGAGCAGGGGCGGATGATGGCCCGCATCGGCCAGATGAAGTCCAAGCTGGCGTCGTGCTTCATCGTCGAAAAGTCAGAGATGCCGAAGGGGATCGTGACGTTCGGCTCGACCGTCACGGTCAAGAACTTCGCGTTCGACGAAGAAGAGACGTATGAGTTCGTCGGTCCCGGCGAAGAGGACTACGACGGCGACATCCTCAAAATCCTGACGACGAGCCCGATCGCCAAGGCTCTGATGGGCAAGAAGGAAGGGGACATGACCGAGGTCGCCCTGCCGCGCGGACTGACCAAGATGCAGGTGGTCCGTATCGTCGACCACGGCGAGTGA
- a CDS encoding TatD family hydrolase, translating into MPFIDPHVHMVSRTTDDYERMVRMGCVAVSEPAFWAGYDRGSAEGFRDYFQQLTGFEQKRAHASGIQHFSWLCINAKEAENVSLAREVISLIPEYIDRTGVLGIGEIGLNKNTRNESTVFREHLDLAVRLNEMILIHTPHLQDKYKGTRMIVDMLKERTDLPPERVCIDHVEEHTVRLARENGFWCGMTLYPTTKCTPARAADIIERYGDDRIMVNSAGDWGPSNPLAVPDFIQEMRRRGHSEAKIRKIVYENPLTFFRQCRRFRSPERA; encoded by the coding sequence ATTCCCTTCATCGACCCGCACGTCCACATGGTTTCCCGGACGACCGACGACTACGAGCGGATGGTCCGCATGGGATGCGTGGCGGTGAGCGAGCCCGCATTCTGGGCCGGCTACGACCGCGGTTCCGCCGAGGGGTTCCGGGACTACTTCCAGCAGCTGACCGGCTTTGAGCAGAAGCGGGCTCACGCCTCGGGGATCCAGCACTTCAGCTGGCTCTGCATCAACGCCAAGGAAGCGGAGAACGTCTCGCTTGCGCGGGAAGTCATCTCCCTGATTCCCGAGTACATCGACCGGACGGGCGTTCTGGGGATTGGCGAGATCGGGCTCAACAAGAATACCCGCAATGAGTCGACCGTCTTCCGGGAGCACTTGGATCTGGCGGTGCGGCTCAATGAGATGATCCTGATTCACACGCCGCACCTGCAGGACAAATACAAGGGGACGCGGATGATCGTCGACATGCTTAAGGAGCGGACCGACCTTCCGCCGGAGCGGGTCTGCATTGATCACGTGGAAGAGCACACGGTCCGGCTGGCGCGGGAGAACGGATTCTGGTGCGGGATGACGCTGTACCCGACGACGAAGTGCACGCCGGCCCGGGCGGCAGACATTATCGAGCGGTATGGCGATGATCGGATCATGGTGAATTCGGCCGGCGACTGGGGGCCATCGAATCCGCTGGCGGTTCCGGACTTCATTCAGGAGATGCGTCGCCGCGGTCATTCGGAGGCGAAGATCCGCAAGATCGTTTACGAGAACCCGCTGACGTTCTTCCGTCAGTGCCGCCGGTTCCGTTCGCCCGAGCGAGCTTAG
- a CDS encoding prenyltransferase/squalene oxidase repeat-containing protein — protein sequence MSSGLNRLGSHALFSTPVESAPPSEHAEEIRDALDRTVNWMFDRQADDGYWCGELEGDTILESEYILLLAFLGRGQSEVALKAAEYIRRQQLPCGGWAMYPGGPLEISGSVKAYWALKITGHDPQADYMVRAREAIRAAGGAEKVNSFTRYYFALLGIIAYRQCPAVPPEVILLPKWAPFNIYEMSSWSRTILIPLSLLWAYQPAASLPESQQIRELFLTSPEQLPVTMPPSDQLDALKRPSRINWHAVFAAVDRGWKAMEGMHVKPLRRRAIAKASRWMLDRFGQSDGLGAIFPPIIWSIVALKCLGYADDAPEVQAAHRELEKLTIHEEETARLEPCRSPVWDTCISVIALREACVPADDPRIRRAVDWLLSKEVRSKGDWSVKMPDVEPGGWYFEFNNEFYPDIDDTIMVTMALARCLPGDLYSTWQAQFVPTTKVGTPDGFSTIVCGKTARGARACSDLERMRPMIAAMTRAVKWIEGMQCRDGGWAAFDRDNDRELLTRVPFADHNAMIDPPTADITARVLEMYGRLGFSLESPHLARALEFVWSEQEKDFAWYGRWGVNYLYGTWQCLVGLHEIGVPESDSRIRAAADWLKAKQQANGGWGETARSYDEPHLRGEGPTTASQTAWALMGLMAAGEVESDAIRRGVRYLLNAQEEDGGWNEPEFTGTGFPRVFYLRYHLYRIYFPLMALGRYARLTGILTEGQIARAIA from the coding sequence ATGAGTTCAGGACTCAATCGGTTGGGAAGCCACGCACTCTTCTCCACTCCCGTCGAATCCGCTCCCCCGTCGGAGCACGCTGAAGAGATCCGGGACGCTCTCGACCGCACCGTCAACTGGATGTTCGATCGCCAGGCCGACGACGGCTACTGGTGCGGTGAGCTCGAAGGCGACACGATCCTCGAGTCCGAATACATCCTCCTGCTCGCCTTCCTCGGCCGCGGACAATCGGAAGTCGCTCTGAAAGCGGCGGAATACATCCGCCGGCAGCAGCTTCCTTGCGGTGGCTGGGCCATGTACCCCGGCGGCCCGCTCGAGATCAGCGGCTCCGTCAAGGCGTACTGGGCCCTCAAGATCACCGGACACGATCCCCAGGCCGATTACATGGTCCGGGCCCGCGAAGCGATCCGCGCGGCCGGCGGAGCCGAGAAGGTCAACAGCTTCACCCGCTACTACTTCGCCCTGCTCGGCATCATCGCCTACCGGCAGTGTCCCGCGGTTCCCCCCGAGGTGATCCTCCTCCCCAAGTGGGCCCCGTTCAATATCTATGAGATGTCCTCCTGGTCGCGGACCATTCTCATCCCGCTCAGCCTCCTGTGGGCCTACCAGCCCGCCGCATCGCTGCCGGAATCGCAGCAGATCCGCGAACTGTTCCTGACATCGCCGGAACAGCTTCCGGTCACGATGCCCCCGTCGGACCAGCTCGACGCGCTGAAGCGGCCCTCCCGCATCAACTGGCACGCTGTCTTCGCGGCTGTCGACCGAGGCTGGAAGGCGATGGAAGGGATGCACGTCAAGCCGCTCCGTCGCCGGGCCATCGCGAAGGCGTCGCGGTGGATGCTGGACCGTTTTGGCCAGAGCGACGGCCTCGGCGCGATCTTCCCGCCGATCATCTGGAGCATTGTCGCCCTCAAGTGCCTCGGCTACGCGGATGACGCCCCGGAGGTCCAGGCTGCCCACCGCGAGCTCGAGAAGCTGACGATTCACGAAGAAGAGACGGCTCGTCTGGAGCCGTGCCGGTCTCCGGTGTGGGACACGTGCATCAGCGTCATCGCCCTTCGCGAAGCGTGCGTTCCGGCCGATGACCCGCGGATCCGCCGCGCGGTGGACTGGCTCCTGTCGAAGGAAGTCCGCAGCAAGGGGGACTGGTCGGTCAAGATGCCCGACGTCGAGCCCGGAGGGTGGTACTTCGAGTTCAACAACGAGTTCTATCCCGACATCGACGACACCATCATGGTCACGATGGCGCTCGCCCGCTGCCTGCCGGGGGACCTGTACTCGACGTGGCAGGCCCAGTTCGTCCCGACCACGAAGGTCGGAACACCCGACGGATTCTCGACCATTGTCTGCGGCAAGACCGCCCGCGGCGCGCGGGCCTGCTCGGACCTCGAGCGGATGCGGCCGATGATCGCCGCCATGACCCGCGCGGTGAAGTGGATCGAAGGGATGCAGTGCCGCGATGGCGGCTGGGCGGCGTTCGACCGGGACAACGATCGAGAACTCCTGACCCGCGTCCCGTTCGCCGACCATAACGCGATGATCGACCCGCCGACCGCCGACATCACGGCCCGGGTCCTGGAGATGTATGGCCGGCTCGGCTTCTCGCTCGAATCGCCGCACCTCGCACGGGCTCTCGAATTCGTGTGGAGCGAGCAGGAAAAGGATTTCGCGTGGTACGGCCGCTGGGGGGTGAACTACCTCTACGGCACCTGGCAGTGCCTCGTCGGCCTTCACGAGATCGGCGTTCCCGAGAGCGACTCCCGGATCCGCGCTGCGGCGGACTGGCTCAAGGCGAAGCAGCAGGCCAACGGCGGCTGGGGGGAGACCGCCCGCAGCTACGACGAGCCGCACCTCCGCGGGGAAGGGCCGACGACCGCTTCCCAGACCGCCTGGGCCCTGATGGGCCTGATGGCGGCGGGTGAAGTGGAGTCCGACGCGATTCGGCGCGGCGTCCGCTACCTCCTGAACGCCCAGGAAGAAGACGGCGGCTGGAATGAGCCCGAGTTCACTGGAACCGGCTTCCCGCGCGTTTTCTATCTCCGCTATCACCTCTACCGGATCTACTTCCCGCTCATGGCGCTGGGCCGATACGCCCGCCTCACGGGAATCCTCACGGAAGGCCAGATCGCCCGCGCGATCGCCTGA
- a CDS encoding NTP transferase domain-containing protein, whose translation MSAPVAIILAAGKSKRMMSETPKVLHQACGKTLVDHVLDAAREAGAKRAVIVVGHKAEVVEAALRHHPDVEFALQAEQKGTGHAVMMAREQLKDHHGPVLVLTGDTPLLRGRSLAGLLDDLRTNKAACVVGTAKTENNFGLGRIVRDTDGNFLRIVEQRDASPEEQAITEINTGCFAYDCDALFGALDEIRPNNSQGELYLTDCAEILRRKGHTVLASNRLDITEALGVNTQEQLAEVEGVMKSRSA comes from the coding sequence ATGTCCGCCCCAGTCGCCATCATCCTGGCCGCCGGCAAGAGCAAACGCATGATGTCGGAGACCCCCAAGGTCCTGCATCAGGCGTGCGGCAAAACGCTCGTCGACCATGTTTTGGACGCGGCCCGGGAAGCCGGCGCGAAGCGAGCGGTGATTGTCGTCGGACATAAGGCCGAGGTCGTCGAGGCGGCGTTGCGGCATCATCCGGACGTCGAGTTCGCGCTCCAGGCCGAACAGAAGGGGACGGGCCACGCCGTCATGATGGCCCGCGAGCAGCTCAAGGATCACCACGGTCCGGTCCTCGTTCTGACCGGCGATACGCCGCTGCTCCGCGGCCGGTCCCTGGCGGGGTTGCTTGATGACCTGCGGACGAACAAAGCGGCCTGCGTTGTCGGGACGGCCAAGACGGAGAACAACTTCGGGCTCGGCCGGATCGTCCGCGACACCGACGGGAACTTCCTGCGGATCGTCGAGCAGCGGGACGCTTCGCCCGAGGAGCAGGCGATCACCGAGATCAATACCGGCTGCTTCGCCTACGACTGCGACGCACTGTTCGGAGCGCTCGATGAGATCCGCCCGAACAACAGCCAGGGGGAGCTGTACCTGACCGACTGCGCGGAAATCCTCCGCCGCAAGGGGCACACCGTGCTCGCTTCCAACCGCCTCGACATTACCGAGGCTCTCGGCGTGAACACGCAGGAGCAATTGGCCGAGGTCGAGGGAGTCATGAAGTCCCGCTCGGCCTGA
- a CDS encoding class I SAM-dependent methyltransferase, with translation MRRVTSLMWLALLLLGLVVSPSLPAQETPPANEGNGRYEVRDIHDPNGIGKFYMGREIAYVMGAQAIGWLERPEREREEQLRKLVKALDLKPGMVVADVGAGSGVITMMMAPKVEPEGKVLALDIQQPMLDALAVKCKRARVDNVELILTTNRSVKLKPETVDLAIMVDVYHELEFPYEMLRELSAAIKPGGRIAFIEFRKEDPRVLIKEVHKMSEEQVRKEALLPEMNLKFLKNDDRLPQQHLLFFEKVRPGEKAAAPAPSTDPKP, from the coding sequence ATGCGTCGCGTGACCTCGCTGATGTGGCTGGCCCTTCTGCTCCTGGGCCTCGTCGTTTCCCCCTCTCTCCCGGCTCAGGAGACGCCGCCGGCGAATGAAGGGAACGGACGCTATGAGGTGCGGGACATCCACGATCCGAACGGCATCGGGAAGTTCTACATGGGCCGGGAGATCGCCTATGTCATGGGGGCCCAGGCCATCGGCTGGCTGGAGCGTCCGGAGCGGGAGCGGGAAGAGCAGCTCAGGAAGCTCGTCAAAGCCCTCGATCTCAAGCCGGGAATGGTCGTCGCGGACGTCGGCGCCGGCTCGGGGGTCATCACGATGATGATGGCTCCCAAAGTCGAGCCGGAGGGAAAAGTCCTGGCGCTCGACATCCAGCAGCCGATGCTCGATGCCCTGGCGGTGAAGTGCAAGCGGGCACGGGTCGACAACGTGGAGCTGATCCTGACGACCAATCGCTCGGTCAAGCTGAAGCCCGAGACCGTCGATCTCGCGATCATGGTCGACGTCTACCACGAGCTTGAGTTCCCCTACGAGATGCTGCGGGAGCTGAGCGCCGCCATCAAGCCGGGGGGCCGGATCGCCTTCATCGAGTTCCGCAAGGAGGACCCGCGAGTCCTGATCAAGGAAGTCCACAAGATGTCCGAAGAGCAGGTCAGGAAGGAGGCCCTGCTGCCGGAGATGAATCTGAAATTCCTTAAGAACGATGATCGTCTTCCCCAGCAGCATCTCCTGTTCTTCGAGAAGGTCCGGCCGGGAGAGAAGGCCGCCGCGCCGGCCCCGTCGACCGATCCCAAACCTTGA
- a CDS encoding phytoene/squalene synthase family protein — protein MAVTLAESYGHCRRVARKTGKNFYYSFLTLPRPLADDMCVLYAFLRHTDDLGDDPAVPLPERRRSLDAWRAEVADALAGRPTQHPVFPALREIVARHGLTPRHLEDVIDGVESDLVAHTFQTFVDLEKYTYQVAGAVGLCCIQIWGYTSPDALLRAVDCGTAFQLTNILRDLQEDALAGRIYLPTDDLARFGYSADDLRAGVRDERFRRLMRFETERARHFYAKADELIPMLSREGRRILGAMIRIYRGLLDEIERRDFDVFSRRVSLSRFHKLRIAISSCLSRD, from the coding sequence ATGGCGGTGACCCTTGCCGAATCGTACGGGCATTGTCGTCGCGTCGCGCGCAAGACGGGCAAGAACTTCTATTACTCCTTTCTGACCCTCCCCCGGCCGCTCGCCGATGACATGTGCGTCCTGTATGCCTTCCTGCGGCATACGGACGATCTGGGGGATGATCCCGCCGTTCCGCTCCCGGAGCGGCGGCGGAGCCTGGATGCGTGGCGGGCAGAGGTGGCCGACGCTCTCGCGGGCCGGCCGACGCAGCATCCCGTCTTTCCCGCGCTGCGGGAGATTGTCGCCCGGCATGGCCTGACGCCGCGGCATCTGGAAGACGTGATCGACGGCGTCGAGTCGGACCTCGTTGCTCATACGTTTCAGACCTTTGTTGACCTGGAGAAGTACACCTATCAGGTCGCCGGCGCCGTGGGACTCTGCTGTATCCAGATCTGGGGATACACGTCGCCGGACGCTCTCTTGCGGGCTGTCGACTGCGGGACCGCGTTTCAGCTCACGAACATTCTTCGCGACCTGCAGGAGGATGCTCTGGCTGGCCGGATCTATCTGCCGACGGACGACCTGGCCCGATTCGGCTATTCCGCCGATGATCTGAGAGCTGGTGTTCGGGATGAGCGGTTCCGGCGGCTGATGCGGTTTGAGACGGAGCGGGCGCGGCACTTCTACGCGAAGGCGGACGAGCTGATCCCGATGCTCAGCCGCGAGGGGCGGCGGATCCTGGGGGCGATGATCCGTATCTATCGCGGTCTGCTTGACGAGATTGAGCGTCGCGACTTCGATGTCTTCAGCCGCCGCGTGTCGCTTTCGCGGTTCCACAAGCTTCGTATCGCGATTTCGAGTTGCCTCTCCCGCGACTGA
- a CDS encoding M24 family metallopeptidase, which yields MMLDLRAVQAAIRQFGFDGWLLYDFRASNVLARRVLRLSDNVHTSRRFLYWIPADGKPRKIVHRIEDSVLDFLPGDKTVYLRWGELHRAIDACVKGAKRVAMEYSPLASSPYVSRVDAGTVELVRSLGPEIVSSGDLVQLFEAVWDAEQERMHFEAAKVTDSAYGKAWGFIADRLRNKASVTERQVQQVILDHFRHHTMTTYSPPIVARNAHAGMPHYETGTGDDTTIREGDLVLIDLWAKLDQPRSVYSDLTRMAYAGAEVPERYAKLFSIVTQARDAAIGYVQSAFAEERDVRGWEVDDACRGVMEKHGVAEHFVHRTGHGIGQEVHGNSANIDNLETREDRLLLPRTCFSIEPGLYYDDCGFRSEVNVYIDGSRKVHVTGGTPQTEICPLLRS from the coding sequence ATGATGCTGGATCTCCGGGCCGTGCAGGCCGCCATTCGGCAGTTCGGCTTCGACGGATGGCTCCTGTATGACTTCCGTGCGAGCAACGTCCTGGCGCGGCGGGTCCTCCGCCTCTCGGACAACGTCCATACGTCGCGCCGTTTCCTCTACTGGATCCCGGCCGACGGGAAGCCGCGGAAGATCGTCCACCGGATCGAGGATTCGGTCCTCGACTTCCTGCCCGGCGACAAGACGGTCTACCTCCGCTGGGGGGAACTGCACCGCGCCATCGACGCCTGCGTGAAGGGGGCCAAGCGGGTGGCGATGGAGTATTCGCCCCTCGCCTCGAGCCCCTACGTCTCCCGCGTCGACGCCGGTACGGTGGAGCTTGTCCGCTCTCTGGGGCCGGAGATCGTCTCGTCCGGGGACCTCGTCCAGCTCTTCGAAGCGGTGTGGGACGCCGAGCAGGAGCGGATGCACTTCGAGGCGGCGAAGGTGACCGACTCCGCCTATGGCAAGGCGTGGGGCTTCATCGCGGACCGGCTGCGGAACAAAGCGAGCGTGACGGAGCGGCAGGTCCAGCAGGTGATCCTGGACCACTTCCGCCACCACACGATGACGACCTACTCCCCGCCGATCGTGGCCCGAAACGCCCATGCCGGGATGCCGCACTACGAGACGGGGACCGGGGACGACACGACGATCCGCGAAGGGGACCTGGTCCTGATCGACCTGTGGGCCAAGCTGGACCAGCCCCGCTCGGTCTACAGTGACCTGACCCGCATGGCGTACGCCGGCGCGGAGGTCCCGGAGCGTTACGCCAAGCTCTTCTCAATCGTGACGCAGGCCCGTGACGCCGCGATCGGCTATGTCCAGAGCGCCTTTGCGGAGGAGCGGGACGTGCGGGGCTGGGAGGTGGACGACGCGTGCCGCGGCGTGATGGAGAAGCACGGTGTGGCGGAGCACTTTGTCCACCGGACGGGGCACGGGATCGGGCAGGAGGTTCACGGGAACAGTGCGAACATCGACAACCTGGAGACCCGCGAGGACCGCCTGCTGCTTCCGCGGACCTGTTTCTCGATCGAGCCTGGCCTGTACTACGACGACTGCGGCTTCCGGAGCGAGGTCAACGTGTACATTGACGGCAGCCGGAAGGTTCATGTGACGGGCGGGACGCCGCAGACGGAGATCTGTCCGCTGCTGAGGTCCTGA